A stretch of the Archangium violaceum genome encodes the following:
- a CDS encoding YbaN family protein — translation MSTEPPLEQSPPSVTEDWNPRFRFFFLALGFICVGLGMLGAFLPLLPTTPFMLVALWAFSRSSRRFHHWLYTHPRFGPRLQEWHQYGIVPVRVKLTSLSAMTASFLFMAFVMRVKWHVLAMSGSVMLIGAVYVLSRPSRPPGNPPGARS, via the coding sequence GTGTCCACCGAACCACCGCTGGAGCAGAGTCCCCCGAGCGTCACAGAGGACTGGAACCCCCGCTTCCGGTTCTTCTTCCTGGCGCTCGGGTTCATCTGTGTCGGACTCGGCATGCTCGGCGCGTTCCTGCCGCTGCTGCCGACGACGCCCTTCATGCTCGTGGCACTGTGGGCGTTCTCGCGCAGCTCGCGCCGCTTCCACCACTGGCTGTACACGCACCCGCGCTTCGGACCCCGGCTCCAGGAGTGGCACCAGTACGGCATCGTGCCGGTGAGGGTGAAGCTCACCTCCCTCTCCGCGATGACGGCGAGCTTCTTGTTCATGGCGTTCGTCATGCGCGTGAAGTGGCACGTGCTCGCCATGTCCGGCTCGGTGATGCTCATCGGGGCGGTGTACGTGCTCAGCCGCCCCAGCAGGCCACCTGGCAACCCTCCTGGGGCCAGGAGCTAA
- a CDS encoding epoxide hydrolase family protein, producing MPPRPYRIDVPDAVLTDLHRRLDATRFPEPLPGGWERGADVSYVRELCTYWRHQYDWRKHEAELNRHPQFLCEVDGVDIHFWHIRGKGPAPVPLLLIHGWPGSIYEFHHLIGPLTDPAAHGGNPADAFDVVIPALPGYGFGGKPREAGWNPARIAAAFDRLMREDLGYSRYGAQGGDWGSIVTMALGTKHAEHLLGIHLNMPLAAPPPGVEQSEEFRSFGQKAAAWQAAEAGYSHVQGTKPMSLAIAQADSPAGLAAWIVEKFRTWSDCGGDVERAFSKDWLLTNLMFYWAPNSIASAANLYYETNALRLVDLTTPIRAPTGVAAFPREILTSPRSWLEARFDLRRYTEMPRGGHFAAVEEPELFLEDVRAFFRSLR from the coding sequence ATGCCCCCTCGTCCCTACCGTATTGACGTCCCCGACGCCGTCCTCACCGATCTCCACCGACGCCTCGATGCGACGCGCTTTCCGGAGCCGCTCCCCGGTGGCTGGGAGCGCGGTGCCGATGTCTCCTACGTGCGCGAGCTCTGCACGTACTGGCGCCACCAGTACGACTGGCGCAAACACGAGGCCGAGCTGAACCGCCATCCGCAGTTCCTCTGTGAGGTGGACGGAGTCGACATCCATTTCTGGCACATCCGGGGAAAGGGGCCCGCCCCCGTTCCCCTGCTGCTCATCCACGGCTGGCCGGGATCCATCTACGAGTTCCACCACCTCATCGGCCCTCTGACGGACCCGGCCGCGCACGGCGGAAATCCGGCGGACGCGTTCGACGTCGTCATCCCCGCGCTGCCCGGCTACGGGTTCGGCGGCAAGCCTCGCGAGGCCGGGTGGAATCCCGCGCGTATCGCCGCGGCCTTCGATCGGCTCATGCGCGAGGATCTCGGCTACTCCCGCTACGGAGCGCAGGGCGGTGACTGGGGCAGCATCGTCACCATGGCGCTCGGAACGAAGCACGCCGAGCACCTGCTGGGCATCCATCTCAACATGCCCCTGGCCGCGCCTCCTCCTGGGGTGGAACAGAGCGAGGAATTCAGGAGCTTCGGCCAGAAGGCCGCGGCCTGGCAGGCGGCCGAGGCGGGCTACAGCCACGTGCAGGGGACCAAGCCGATGTCGCTCGCCATCGCGCAGGCCGACTCGCCGGCGGGGCTCGCCGCGTGGATCGTCGAGAAGTTCCGAACTTGGAGCGACTGTGGCGGGGACGTGGAGCGCGCCTTCTCCAAGGACTGGCTGCTGACGAACCTGATGTTCTACTGGGCGCCCAACAGCATCGCGAGCGCGGCCAACCTGTACTACGAGACCAATGCCCTGCGGCTGGTGGACCTGACCACGCCCATCCGCGCCCCCACGGGGGTGGCGGCGTTTCCCCGGGAGATCCTCACCTCGCCCCGGAGCTGGCTGGAGGCACGGTTCGATCTGCGGCGGTACACGGAGATGCCACGAGGCGGTCACTTCGCCGCCGTCGAGGAGCCGGAGTTGTTCCTCGAGGACGTGCGCGCGTTCTTCCGCTCGCTGCGTTAG
- a CDS encoding ribonuclease J yields MLHVIPLGGLGEIGLNAMVIACRGELLLIDCGLMFPPMGTLGVDIIVPDFTYLRQNASLLKGIVLTHGHEDHVGALPYLLNEVPVPVYGTRFTLGMVRGRLEELGLDADLREIEPRNPFRVGAHFTVEACRVTHTVPDAVGYIVRTPEGPIIHTGDFKLDPDPIDGLRTDLERWGELGDEGVLCLLSDSTNSERTHETGSERLVEQTFERLFQNVPGRIVVSMFASHLHRIHHVLDLARKLERKVVTMGRSMARNIEMARQLGYLPSVTDGLFVPLDAAASLPPERLLVLATGSQAEPRAGLSQLAAGDGPLRLGPGDLVVLSARAIPGNERAVTGLIDQLLWRGARVVYPDVEPGVHVSGHASQPQQRRVLDLVRPRNFVPIHGEFHHLHRHLATAKESGLAPEQLLLAQDGDLLVFEEGQGRFGGSVPTGRIYRDRFGNGVVTPDILQERTRLAETGLIVAVLVIDRASLSVLAGPQLSGQGLNLDEQVLLPRVAADARAFFLEMSPQLRGDDARAREELARAVRRAFKLYTSKRPVVVPMVIKV; encoded by the coding sequence ATGCTCCACGTCATTCCCCTCGGCGGACTCGGTGAGATTGGCCTCAACGCCATGGTCATCGCCTGCCGGGGGGAGCTGCTCCTCATCGACTGCGGACTGATGTTCCCTCCCATGGGCACGCTGGGCGTGGACATCATCGTCCCGGACTTCACCTACCTGCGACAGAACGCCTCCCTGCTCAAGGGCATCGTCCTCACCCATGGCCACGAGGACCACGTCGGCGCCCTGCCCTACCTCCTCAACGAGGTGCCCGTCCCCGTCTACGGCACCCGCTTCACCCTGGGCATGGTGCGCGGCCGGCTCGAGGAGCTGGGCCTCGATGCGGACCTGCGGGAGATAGAGCCCCGCAATCCCTTCCGCGTGGGCGCCCACTTCACCGTCGAGGCCTGCCGCGTCACCCACACGGTACCGGACGCCGTGGGCTACATCGTCCGCACGCCCGAGGGCCCCATCATCCACACCGGGGACTTCAAGTTGGATCCGGATCCCATCGACGGCCTGCGCACCGACCTGGAGCGCTGGGGCGAGCTCGGCGACGAGGGCGTGCTCTGTCTCCTGTCCGACTCCACCAACTCCGAGCGCACCCACGAGACGGGCAGCGAGCGACTCGTGGAGCAGACCTTCGAGCGCCTCTTCCAGAACGTCCCCGGCCGCATCGTGGTGAGCATGTTCGCCTCCCACCTGCACCGCATCCACCACGTGCTGGACCTGGCCCGGAAGCTGGAGCGCAAGGTGGTGACGATGGGGCGCAGCATGGCGCGCAACATCGAGATGGCCCGCCAGCTCGGCTACCTCCCCAGTGTCACCGACGGCCTCTTCGTCCCGCTCGACGCCGCCGCCTCGCTTCCCCCCGAGCGCCTGCTGGTGCTCGCCACCGGCTCCCAGGCAGAGCCCCGTGCCGGCCTCTCCCAGCTCGCCGCGGGTGACGGCCCCCTGCGTCTGGGCCCCGGGGACCTGGTCGTCCTCAGTGCCCGGGCCATCCCCGGCAACGAGCGCGCCGTGACCGGCCTCATCGACCAGCTCCTGTGGCGCGGGGCCCGCGTCGTCTACCCGGACGTGGAGCCCGGCGTGCACGTGTCCGGCCATGCCAGCCAGCCCCAGCAGCGGCGGGTGCTGGACCTGGTGCGCCCCAGGAACTTCGTCCCCATTCACGGCGAGTTTCACCACCTGCACCGACACCTCGCCACCGCGAAGGAGTCCGGGCTCGCCCCCGAGCAACTCCTGCTCGCCCAGGATGGAGATCTGCTCGTCTTCGAGGAGGGCCAGGGCCGCTTCGGGGGCAGCGTTCCCACCGGCCGCATCTACCGCGACCGCTTCGGCAACGGGGTGGTGACGCCCGATATCCTCCAGGAGCGTACCCGGCTGGCCGAGACGGGGCTCATCGTGGCCGTGCTCGTCATCGATCGGGCCAGCCTGTCCGTCCTGGCGGGGCCGCAGCTCTCCGGGCAGGGCCTGAACCTGGACGAGCAGGTGCTGCTGCCCCGGGTGGCCGCCGACGCCCGTGCCTTCTTCCTGGAGATGTCCCCCCAACTCCGAGGGGATGATGCCCGGGCGCGGGAGGAGCTCGCCCGCGCGGTGCGCCGGGCCTTCAAGCTGTATACATCCAAGCGGCCCGTCGTGGTGCCGATGGTCATCAAGGTGTGA
- a CDS encoding YajQ family cyclic di-GMP-binding protein: protein MPSFDVVSKIDIAELDNAVNQTKKEISTRYDFQGVNGDVVLSPDKTSITVKANSEEKVQAAKEVLLSKLAKRGIPLLALEYEPIEKTGLSNVKQLIKLQQGIPVEKSKELVKLLKDSKMKVQGSIQGDQLRVTGKNKDDLQAAIALFRKEADRLKLDMQFTNFRD, encoded by the coding sequence ATGCCTTCCTTCGACGTCGTCTCGAAAATCGACATTGCCGAGCTGGACAACGCGGTCAACCAGACCAAGAAGGAGATCTCCACCCGCTACGACTTCCAGGGCGTCAACGGGGACGTGGTGCTCTCCCCGGACAAGACCTCCATCACGGTGAAGGCCAACAGCGAGGAGAAGGTCCAGGCCGCCAAGGAAGTCCTTCTCAGCAAGCTGGCCAAGCGCGGCATCCCGCTGCTGGCGCTGGAGTACGAGCCCATCGAGAAGACGGGCCTGTCCAACGTGAAGCAGCTCATCAAGCTGCAGCAGGGCATTCCCGTGGAGAAGTCCAAGGAGCTGGTGAAGCTGCTCAAGGACTCCAAGATGAAGGTCCAGGGCTCCATCCAGGGTGACCAGCTGCGCGTGACGGGCAAGAACAAGGACGACCTCCAGGCCGCCATCGCCCTCTTCCGCAAGGAAGCGGATCGGCTGAAGCTCGACATGCAGTTCACCAACTTCCGGGACTAG